A region of Paenibacillus thiaminolyticus DNA encodes the following proteins:
- a CDS encoding LacI family DNA-binding transcriptional regulator, whose amino-acid sequence MGRNKVTIEDVAAKAGVGIATVSRAINDAEGISAKTKAKVMAAVEELGFIPNTSAQSLKVRQTKQIALAVPDIRNAFVPEIAYAVEQAAKHYDYRVVQINTLGNARAELELLKEAKKLHVDGLILLPLAYPKTLKDWINKSGLPIAIMNYGKKLDADIKADIVSMSAQEGRLAMEHLLNIGRTRIAYAGAPKDIIEERFFAYEDALHQVDISLVYFGDDFSLQTGMKAADYFAGLAHMPDAVYAGNDMIAIGLLNRFKELGVRVPEDIAIVGIDNIFWGTITTPKLTSVSIMGAEVARVAAELLLNRIIEQKQGVYERVQFEPRLIVRESSISMTRTSRKLD is encoded by the coding sequence ATGGGCCGCAACAAAGTAACGATAGAGGACGTAGCCGCAAAGGCGGGGGTCGGAATCGCGACCGTCTCGCGGGCGATTAACGATGCGGAAGGCATTAGCGCGAAGACGAAGGCGAAGGTGATGGCCGCCGTCGAGGAGCTTGGATTCATTCCCAACACTTCTGCCCAAAGCTTGAAGGTGCGCCAGACGAAGCAAATCGCGCTCGCCGTGCCGGATATTCGGAATGCGTTCGTTCCGGAAATCGCCTATGCGGTCGAGCAGGCGGCCAAGCATTACGATTACCGCGTCGTTCAAATCAATACGCTGGGCAACGCGCGCGCGGAGCTGGAACTATTGAAAGAGGCCAAAAAGCTTCATGTCGATGGCCTGATTCTGCTGCCGCTCGCCTATCCGAAAACATTGAAGGACTGGATCAATAAATCCGGACTTCCGATTGCAATCATGAACTATGGCAAAAAATTGGATGCCGATATCAAAGCCGACATCGTGAGCATGTCCGCCCAGGAGGGCCGGCTTGCGATGGAGCATCTCCTCAACATCGGCCGCACACGAATCGCGTACGCGGGCGCGCCCAAGGATATTATCGAGGAGCGCTTCTTCGCTTATGAAGACGCTTTGCATCAAGTCGATATCTCCCTCGTCTATTTCGGCGACGACTTCTCGCTGCAGACCGGAATGAAAGCCGCGGATTACTTCGCCGGACTGGCGCATATGCCGGACGCCGTGTATGCCGGCAACGACATGATTGCGATCGGACTGCTGAACCGGTTCAAGGAATTAGGCGTCCGCGTGCCTGAAGATATCGCCATCGTCGGAATCGATAATATTTTCTGGGGCACAATCACGACGCCGAAGCTGACCTCCGTCTCGATCATGGGCGCTGAGGTCGCAAGAGTGGCCGCGGAGCTGCTGCTGAACCGGATTATCGAGCAGAAGCAGGGCGTGTATGAGCGGGTTCAATTCGAGCCGCGCCTTATCGTGAGGGAATCCAGCATATCGATGACCCGAACTTCCCGGAAGTTGGATTGA
- a CDS encoding 2,3-butanediol dehydrogenase, protein MKALRWHGVKDLRLENIEEPKALKGKVKIKVEWCGICGSDLHEYTAGPIFIPEAAPHPITGEKAPIVMGHEFSGQVVEVGEGVTKVQAGDRVVVEPIYACGECEACRQGKYNLCSTMGFLGLAGGGGGFSEYVAAEEYMVHKIPDSVSYEQGALVEPSAVALHAVRQSKLKVGDRAAVFGTGPIGLLVIEALKASGAAEIYAVELSEQRRNKAEELGAIGIDPSQVDVVKELHKRTNGGVDVAYEVTGVPPVLTNAIHSTCLGGEVMIVSIFEREAPVMPNDIVMKERTMKGIIGYRDVFPAVISLMEKGYFPADKLVTKRIKLDEVVTEGFDTLLAEKNQVKILVKAE, encoded by the coding sequence GTGAAAGCTTTGAGATGGCATGGCGTGAAGGATTTGCGCCTGGAGAACATCGAGGAACCGAAGGCTCTCAAAGGCAAAGTGAAAATAAAAGTCGAATGGTGCGGAATCTGCGGCAGCGACTTACATGAATATACTGCAGGACCTATTTTCATTCCGGAAGCCGCTCCTCATCCCATCACGGGAGAGAAGGCGCCTATCGTTATGGGCCATGAATTCTCGGGACAGGTCGTCGAAGTCGGGGAAGGCGTGACCAAGGTGCAAGCGGGAGACCGCGTCGTCGTCGAGCCGATCTACGCTTGCGGCGAATGCGAAGCCTGCAGACAAGGAAAATACAATCTGTGCAGCACGATGGGCTTCCTTGGCCTTGCCGGAGGCGGCGGAGGCTTCTCGGAATACGTGGCGGCGGAAGAGTATATGGTCCACAAGATTCCGGACAGCGTATCTTATGAGCAAGGCGCGCTGGTCGAGCCATCGGCGGTGGCCCTGCATGCCGTCCGCCAGAGCAAGCTGAAGGTCGGGGATCGGGCCGCCGTATTCGGAACCGGGCCGATCGGATTGCTCGTCATCGAGGCGTTGAAAGCATCGGGAGCGGCGGAAATCTATGCCGTGGAGCTGTCCGAGCAGCGCCGCAACAAAGCCGAGGAATTGGGCGCCATCGGAATCGATCCATCCCAAGTGGATGTCGTCAAAGAGCTTCACAAGCGGACCAATGGCGGCGTAGACGTCGCGTATGAGGTGACCGGCGTTCCCCCTGTATTGACGAACGCGATTCATTCCACCTGTCTCGGCGGCGAAGTCATGATAGTAAGCATCTTCGAGCGCGAAGCTCCGGTGATGCCGAACGATATCGTCATGAAGGAGCGGACGATGAAGGGAATTATCGGGTACCGCGACGTCTTCCCGGCCGTCATCAGCTTGATGGAAAAAGGCTATTTCCCTGCCGACAAGCTCGTGACGAAGCGAATCAAGCTGGACGAAGTCGTAACCGAGGGCTTCGATACCCTCCTGGCCGAGAAGAACCAGGTCAAAATTTTGGTCAAAGCGGAATAA
- a CDS encoding 3-ketoacyl-ACP reductase, translating to MELNNLANKTALITGAGKGIGKALAVALAKEGTHLGLIARTQSDLESLKAELDGQYDVKVAIAAADVGLQAEVDHAVASIQEQLGPIHIVINNAGIASFGTLADMPVQEWERIIQVNLMGTYYVTRAVLPGLIAQNEGSIINISSTAGERGFATGSAYNASKFAVMGLTEALMQEVRKHNIRVTALTPSTVNTELAVNAGLKIGEEDRMMQPEDVAELALAALKLPQRVFVKTAGIWTTNPQ from the coding sequence ATGGAACTGAACAATCTCGCGAACAAGACAGCCCTCATTACCGGCGCCGGAAAAGGAATCGGCAAAGCATTAGCCGTCGCGCTTGCCAAGGAAGGCACGCACCTCGGGCTCATTGCCCGCACCCAGTCTGATCTGGAGTCGCTCAAGGCCGAGTTGGACGGGCAATATGATGTTAAGGTTGCGATCGCCGCAGCCGATGTCGGCTTGCAAGCCGAAGTGGACCATGCAGTCGCTTCTATTCAAGAGCAGCTCGGCCCGATTCATATCGTCATCAACAACGCGGGCATCGCGTCGTTCGGCACGCTCGCCGACATGCCTGTGCAGGAATGGGAGCGCATCATTCAGGTGAACCTGATGGGCACCTACTATGTTACGCGCGCCGTGCTGCCGGGCCTCATCGCCCAGAACGAAGGCAGCATTATCAATATTTCTTCGACGGCGGGCGAGCGCGGCTTCGCGACCGGCTCCGCCTATAACGCGTCCAAGTTCGCGGTCATGGGCTTGACCGAGGCGCTGATGCAGGAGGTGCGCAAGCACAACATTCGCGTGACGGCGCTCACGCCGAGCACCGTCAATACGGAATTGGCCGTCAACGCCGGGCTCAAAATCGGCGAAGAAGACCGGATGATGCAGCCGGAGGATGTCGCCGAGCTCGCGCTCGCCGCCTTGAAGCTTCCGCAGCGCGTCTTCGTCAAGACCGCCGGCATCTGGACGACGAATCCGCAGTAA
- a CDS encoding sugar-binding transcriptional regulator, giving the protein MDQDKRRLSIEAARMYYMSDYSQIEIASMLGVSRPTVSRLLQYAKDQGYVRINIVDPLEDLDELGDRVKQKYELDTALVCYSPVNEYHEIQKNISQKAADYLVETVQDTDIIGVTWGRTMHAVAVRLQEKQVRGVEVVQLKGGISYSHVNTYAAETVNLFASAFQTIARYLPLPVIFDSIALKQMVEEDRHIHRIIQLGKQANIAVFTVGTVNDDALLFQLGYLSKEEKKLLQRTGVGDICSRFFDKDGNICSEDINNRTVGIDLPDLRKKEKSILIAGGQHKIEAIRAALIGKYANIIVTDQFTAQALLQ; this is encoded by the coding sequence ATGGATCAGGATAAACGTCGGCTAAGCATCGAAGCCGCAAGAATGTACTACATGTCAGATTATAGTCAAATCGAGATCGCATCCATGCTCGGCGTCTCCCGTCCGACGGTATCGAGGCTGCTGCAATATGCCAAAGACCAGGGCTATGTCCGCATCAACATCGTCGATCCGCTCGAGGATCTGGATGAATTGGGAGATCGCGTCAAGCAGAAGTATGAACTGGATACGGCGCTCGTATGCTATTCCCCTGTGAATGAGTACCACGAAATTCAGAAAAATATTAGCCAAAAAGCGGCCGATTATTTAGTGGAGACGGTCCAGGACACGGACATTATCGGCGTTACCTGGGGGAGAACGATGCATGCCGTGGCGGTTCGGCTGCAGGAGAAGCAGGTGCGGGGCGTCGAGGTTGTTCAACTCAAAGGCGGCATCAGCTACTCCCATGTCAATACCTATGCGGCGGAGACGGTCAATTTATTCGCATCGGCATTCCAGACGATTGCCCGCTATTTGCCGCTGCCCGTTATATTCGACAGCATTGCCCTGAAGCAGATGGTGGAGGAGGATCGGCATATCCACCGGATTATTCAATTGGGGAAGCAAGCGAACATCGCGGTCTTTACCGTAGGCACCGTGAATGATGATGCGCTGCTGTTCCAGTTGGGATATTTGAGCAAGGAAGAGAAGAAGCTGCTGCAGCGTACCGGTGTCGGCGACATTTGTTCGCGCTTTTTCGACAAGGATGGGAATATATGCAGCGAAGATATTAACAACCGGACCGTCGGAATCGATTTGCCGGATCTGCGGAAGAAGGAGAAATCGATTCTCATCGCCGGCGGCCAGCATAAGATCGAAGCGATTCGGGCCGCGCTTATTGGCAAATACGCCAATATTATCGTAACGGACCAATTCACGGCGCAAGCGCTGCTGCAATAA
- the deoC gene encoding deoxyribose-phosphate aldolase encodes MSIAQMIDHTLLRADAVKDEITKLTEEAIRYQFASVCVNPAWVAYCAEQLAGTPVKVCTVIGFPLGASTTAVKAYETADAIANGADEIDMVINVGQLKAGNDDEVERDIAAVVTAAAGKALVKVIIETCLLTEDEKVRACELAVKAGADFVKTSTGFSTGGATREDVALMRRTVGERAGVKASGGVRSLEDVNTMIEAGATRIGASSGVSIMNGMESSSSY; translated from the coding sequence ATGAGCATTGCGCAAATGATTGACCACACGCTGCTGCGGGCAGACGCAGTGAAAGACGAGATTACGAAGCTGACAGAAGAAGCGATACGATACCAATTTGCCTCGGTATGCGTCAATCCTGCCTGGGTGGCGTACTGTGCAGAGCAGCTTGCCGGCACCCCGGTCAAGGTGTGCACGGTCATCGGCTTCCCGCTTGGCGCTTCGACCACGGCCGTCAAAGCTTACGAGACGGCGGACGCGATTGCGAACGGAGCCGATGAGATCGATATGGTTATCAATGTCGGACAATTGAAGGCAGGGAACGATGACGAGGTCGAGCGGGACATCGCGGCCGTCGTGACAGCCGCTGCCGGGAAAGCGCTTGTCAAGGTCATTATTGAGACATGCCTGCTTACGGAGGATGAGAAGGTTCGCGCATGCGAGCTGGCGGTGAAGGCCGGCGCCGACTTCGTGAAGACATCGACCGGCTTCTCTACGGGCGGAGCTACGCGGGAAGACGTGGCGCTTATGCGCAGAACGGTTGGAGAGCGCGCAGGCGTGAAAGCATCCGGCGGAGTACGAAGCCTCGAAGATGTCAACACTATGATAGAAGCGGGGGCAACTCGAATCGGAGCGAGCTCCGGCGTAAGCATTATGAATGGCATGGAGTCGTCATCTTCATACTAG
- a CDS encoding cytidine deaminase, producing the protein MMKEQLIQEALEARKQAYAPYSRFQVGAAVLAGGKIFRGCNVENASYGLTNCAERTAVFKAVSEGQTKIEAIAVVADTEGAVAPCGACRQVLAEFCDSDTRIFLSNLHGNTEEWTISRLLPGAFSAEDMEQDSQ; encoded by the coding sequence ATCATGAAGGAGCAATTGATTCAAGAGGCACTTGAAGCGCGCAAGCAGGCTTATGCGCCGTATTCCCGGTTCCAGGTCGGGGCCGCCGTGCTCGCCGGGGGAAAAATATTTCGCGGGTGCAACGTGGAAAATGCGTCGTATGGCTTAACGAACTGCGCGGAGCGCACTGCTGTATTCAAGGCGGTGTCCGAGGGCCAGACGAAGATCGAAGCCATTGCCGTCGTTGCGGATACCGAGGGTGCGGTTGCGCCATGCGGCGCGTGCCGTCAGGTGCTGGCTGAATTTTGCGATAGCGACACGAGAATCTTTTTGTCGAATCTGCATGGGAATACCGAGGAATGGACGATTTCCCGTTTGCTGCCGGGCGCTTTTTCCGCCGAAGACATGGAACAGGACAGCCAATAG
- a CDS encoding NupC/NupG family nucleoside CNT transporter: MKYVIAIIGLLAVFGLTYMASKDRSRIRYRPLAQMIVLQIILAFVLLNTTVGETLIRGFASVFEALLAYAAEGVNFVFGGIVNEGQGTQFFLMVLLPIVFISALIGILQYTKILPFIIKYIGLALSKVNGMGKLESYNAVASAILGQSEVFISVKKQIGMLPERRLYTLCASAMSTVSMSIVGAYMTMIEPKYVVTALVLNLFGGFIIASILNPYTVSKEEDILEVQEEHKQSFFEMLGEYIMDGFKVAITVAAMLIGFVALIALINGLFGTLFGITFQQILGYIFAPIAFLMGVPWKETVDAGSIMATKMVANEFVAMLDLSAMTKDSVMSSRTIGIVSVFLVSFANFSSIGIISGAVKGLHEKQGNTVARFGLRLLYGATMVSVLSATVAGLFL; encoded by the coding sequence ATGAAATATGTGATTGCTATTATCGGATTGCTGGCCGTTTTCGGACTGACCTACATGGCGAGCAAGGATCGTAGCCGCATCCGCTATCGGCCGCTGGCGCAAATGATTGTGCTTCAGATCATCCTTGCGTTTGTATTATTGAACACGACGGTGGGCGAGACGCTGATTCGGGGATTTGCCTCCGTGTTCGAAGCGCTGTTGGCCTATGCGGCGGAAGGCGTTAATTTTGTGTTCGGCGGCATCGTGAACGAAGGACAGGGCACGCAATTTTTCCTGATGGTTCTGCTGCCGATTGTATTCATATCCGCGCTGATAGGCATTTTGCAATATACCAAGATTTTGCCGTTCATTATTAAATATATCGGCCTTGCACTCAGCAAGGTGAACGGAATGGGCAAGCTGGAATCTTATAATGCGGTTGCTTCCGCCATACTGGGGCAATCAGAAGTGTTTATTTCAGTCAAGAAGCAGATCGGCATGCTGCCGGAGCGCCGTCTGTATACGCTCTGTGCTTCCGCCATGTCGACGGTCTCCATGTCCATTGTCGGGGCGTACATGACGATGATCGAGCCGAAATATGTCGTCACGGCGCTCGTGCTGAACCTGTTCGGCGGCTTCATTATCGCATCGATTCTGAATCCGTATACGGTGTCGAAGGAAGAGGACATTCTTGAGGTTCAGGAAGAGCACAAGCAATCCTTTTTTGAAATGCTGGGCGAATACATTATGGACGGGTTCAAGGTGGCGATTACCGTCGCTGCGATGCTGATCGGCTTCGTCGCCTTGATTGCGTTGATTAACGGCCTGTTCGGAACCCTCTTCGGCATTACGTTCCAGCAAATTTTGGGTTATATTTTTGCGCCGATCGCGTTCCTTATGGGCGTGCCTTGGAAGGAGACGGTCGATGCAGGCAGCATCATGGCGACGAAAATGGTCGCCAATGAATTCGTGGCGATGCTCGATCTGTCCGCCATGACGAAGGATAGCGTAATGTCTTCACGGACGATTGGCATCGTATCCGTTTTCCTGGTCTCGTTCGCGAATTTTTCGTCTATCGGCATTATTTCCGGGGCCGTGAAGGGGCTGCATGAGAAGCAGGGCAACACGGTCGCCCGCTTCGGCCTGCGCTTGCTGTACGGCGCCACGATGGTCAGTGTGCTGTCGGCCACGGTTGCCGGTCTGTTCCTGTAA
- the deoD gene encoding purine-nucleoside phosphorylase translates to MSVHIGAKQGEIAESILLPGDPLRAKHIAETYMEDIVCYNEVRGMLGFTGTYRGKRISVQGTGMGIPTTSIYVNELISDYGVKNLIRVGTCGAMQVHVHVRDVVLAQASCTDSSMNRHEFSGYDYSPIASFPLLQLAHERGMAKGLKLHVGNVFSSDMFYRGDKSVVKKLMDYGVLGVEMETTALYTLAAKYGVKALTILTVSDHLLTGEETSAAERQTTFHDMMEVALDTAISI, encoded by the coding sequence TTGAGCGTTCACATTGGAGCGAAGCAAGGCGAGATTGCAGAGTCGATACTGCTTCCGGGCGATCCGCTGCGAGCGAAGCATATTGCGGAGACATATATGGAGGATATCGTGTGCTATAACGAGGTGAGGGGCATGCTGGGCTTCACCGGCACCTATCGCGGGAAGCGGATATCGGTTCAAGGCACGGGCATGGGCATCCCGACGACGAGCATATATGTCAATGAACTGATTTCGGATTACGGCGTCAAAAATTTGATCCGGGTCGGCACCTGCGGCGCGATGCAGGTGCATGTGCATGTGCGCGACGTTGTTCTGGCCCAGGCATCCTGCACCGATTCCAGCATGAACCGCCATGAATTCAGCGGGTACGATTACTCGCCGATTGCCAGCTTCCCCTTGCTGCAATTGGCCCATGAACGGGGAATGGCCAAGGGATTGAAGCTGCATGTCGGCAACGTATTCAGCTCGGATATGTTCTATCGCGGCGACAAATCCGTCGTGAAGAAGCTGATGGATTACGGCGTGCTTGGAGTCGAAATGGAAACGACGGCGCTGTACACGCTCGCGGCGAAGTACGGCGTCAAGGCGTTGACGATCTTGACGGTAAGCGATCATTTGCTGACCGGGGAGGAGACGTCGGCCGCCGAGCGCCAGACGACCTTCCATGACATGATGGAGGTTGCGCTGGATACGGCGATCTCGATCTAG
- a CDS encoding pyrimidine-nucleoside phosphorylase: MRMVDLIAKKRDGKELTTEEINFVIEGYTKGDIPDYQVSAWAMAIYFQDMSERERADLTMAMVNSGDTIDLSAIEGIKVDKHSTGGVGDTTTLVLAPLVAALDIPVAKMSGRGLGHTGGTIDKLESIEGFHVEISKDEFVNLVNTHKIAVIGQTGNLTPADKKLYALRDVTGTVNSIPLIASSIMSKKIAAGSDAIVLDVKTGAGAFMKTAEDAKELAHAMVSIGNNIGRKTMAVISDMSQPLGRAIGNSLEVQEAIDTLRGHGPADLEELCLALGRQMVYLAGKAATLEEAEQQLKEVIRNGKALEKFKEFIANQGGNPAVADDPSLLPQASCLIEVPARQDGVVAEIVADEIGTAAMLLGAGRATKDSEIDLAVGLMLNKKIGDRVQAGESLVTIYANRENVDDVIEKIYANIRIGDHAEAPVLVHDIVME, translated from the coding sequence ATGAGAATGGTGGATTTGATTGCGAAGAAGCGGGATGGCAAGGAGCTGACGACGGAGGAGATCAACTTCGTCATCGAAGGATACACGAAGGGGGACATTCCCGATTATCAGGTGAGCGCCTGGGCCATGGCCATTTATTTTCAGGATATGTCGGAGCGGGAACGGGCCGATCTGACGATGGCGATGGTGAACTCCGGGGACACGATCGATCTGTCGGCCATTGAAGGCATCAAGGTGGATAAGCATTCGACCGGGGGCGTCGGGGATACGACGACGCTCGTGCTGGCGCCGCTCGTCGCGGCATTGGATATTCCGGTGGCGAAGATGTCAGGGCGCGGGCTCGGCCATACGGGCGGCACGATCGACAAGCTGGAATCGATCGAAGGGTTCCATGTCGAGATTAGCAAGGACGAGTTCGTGAATCTCGTCAATACGCATAAGATTGCCGTCATCGGACAGACGGGCAACCTGACGCCGGCGGACAAGAAGCTGTATGCGCTGCGCGATGTGACCGGCACGGTGAATTCGATTCCGCTTATCGCGAGCTCGATCATGAGCAAGAAGATCGCGGCAGGATCCGATGCGATCGTGCTTGACGTGAAGACAGGTGCCGGCGCCTTCATGAAGACGGCAGAGGATGCCAAAGAGCTGGCGCACGCGATGGTCAGCATCGGTAACAACATCGGCCGCAAGACGATGGCCGTCATCTCGGACATGAGCCAGCCGCTTGGGCGCGCGATCGGCAACTCCCTAGAGGTCCAGGAAGCGATCGATACGCTGCGCGGGCACGGGCCGGCCGATCTGGAAGAGCTGTGCCTGGCGCTGGGCCGGCAGATGGTCTATCTTGCGGGCAAGGCCGCAACCTTGGAAGAAGCGGAGCAGCAATTGAAGGAAGTTATCCGCAACGGCAAGGCCTTGGAGAAGTTCAAGGAATTCATCGCGAATCAGGGCGGCAATCCAGCTGTGGCCGACGATCCGAGTCTGCTTCCGCAAGCGTCCTGCCTGATCGAAGTCCCGGCACGCCAGGACGGCGTCGTCGCCGAGATCGTCGCGGACGAGATTGGAACGGCAGCCATGCTGCTCGGCGCGGGACGCGCGACGAAGGATTCCGAGATTGATCTGGCGGTCGGCCTGATGCTGAACAAGAAGATCGGGGACCGGGTTCAGGCAGGAGAGTCCCTCGTAACGATTTATGCGAATCGCGAGAACGTCGACGATGTCATCGAGAAGATTTACGCGAACATCCGCATCGGCGACCATGCGGAAGCACCGGTGCTCGTACATGATATTGTAATGGAATAA
- a CDS encoding DUF3885 domain-containing protein, translating into MSDLLNQFMEEHFGSMTLVPYRWNCGIRFEIAIPWADHEEPCNLRQIRDRSIGIFEFVFDDSDDIFFVTDIHCDASDTRLQRRPARVYPKYVKNKKRIRTLRHQVLPNLFGEDGEGQEENNEVTHRFVLLCRKSDLRYIPLLTAISHEDFRHPMQILKRFPRSGIDIYFINKTKKMIYHLYDDRGCDVICADVDPLRPLYEEFNDWILDYDREKIEALFQ; encoded by the coding sequence GTGAGCGATTTGTTAAATCAATTTATGGAAGAGCATTTCGGGAGCATGACGTTAGTACCGTACCGCTGGAACTGCGGCATTCGCTTCGAAATCGCGATCCCGTGGGCAGATCATGAAGAGCCCTGCAATCTACGCCAGATCCGAGACAGAAGCATTGGAATTTTTGAGTTTGTATTTGATGATTCCGACGATATTTTCTTCGTCACCGACATTCATTGCGATGCGAGCGACACCCGGCTGCAGCGCCGGCCGGCCAGAGTCTATCCCAAATATGTAAAGAACAAAAAGCGGATACGAACGCTGCGGCATCAAGTGCTGCCCAACCTTTTTGGAGAGGATGGCGAGGGGCAAGAGGAGAATAATGAGGTCACCCACCGCTTTGTGCTGCTCTGCCGCAAAAGCGACCTGCGCTACATCCCGCTTCTGACGGCAATCAGCCACGAGGATTTCCGGCATCCTATGCAAATCTTAAAACGCTTCCCCCGCAGCGGCATCGACATTTATTTCATCAACAAGACGAAAAAAATGATTTACCATCTCTATGATGATCGGGGGTGCGACGTCATCTGCGCTGACGTAGATCCGCTGCGGCCGCTCTATGAAGAGTTCAACGATTGGATATTGGACTATGACCGGGAAAAAATAGAGGCGTTATTCCAGTAG
- a CDS encoding YdeI/OmpD-associated family protein — protein MLQYSTDILPHANGGYSRMNNTEKTIIDKLNLRQYSTKLILGKPDDISDFDELEYDTSAVKAKYSLIFTFIFNLEEFVSQLNEVIERHLLEEGGYLFFAYPKKNNPKYAEYIERDSFFAQVPMDEDGYVQGSAIKFARMVSLNDVFTVIGLKSQAKKAASSATAKSSQCVDDYIGRVEDIKAYLQHDEEIGKRYNQLTPGYQKDWARYVYSAKKKETQDKRLAEMKTVLAEGCKSMDLYRRNKK, from the coding sequence ATGCTACAATATTCGACAGACATACTGCCGCATGCGAATGGGGGATACAGCAGGATGAACAACACCGAGAAGACCATTATTGACAAATTGAATCTCCGCCAATATTCGACGAAGCTGATATTGGGCAAGCCGGATGATATCTCCGATTTCGATGAACTGGAGTACGACACGTCGGCGGTCAAAGCAAAATACAGCCTCATTTTTACGTTCATCTTCAACTTGGAGGAGTTCGTTAGCCAGTTGAATGAGGTGATTGAACGGCACCTGCTCGAAGAGGGCGGATATCTGTTCTTCGCCTATCCGAAGAAAAATAATCCGAAGTACGCGGAATATATTGAGCGGGACAGCTTCTTCGCCCAAGTCCCTATGGATGAGGATGGATATGTGCAGGGCAGCGCGATTAAGTTCGCCCGCATGGTGAGCCTGAACGACGTATTTACCGTCATCGGGCTGAAATCCCAGGCGAAGAAGGCGGCAAGCTCAGCCACAGCGAAATCGAGCCAATGCGTGGATGATTATATCGGACGTGTGGAAGATATCAAGGCCTATTTGCAGCATGACGAGGAAATCGGGAAACGCTATAATCAACTGACCCCCGGCTACCAGAAAGACTGGGCGCGGTATGTATACAGCGCGAAGAAAAAGGAAACGCAGGACAAGAGACTGGCGGAAATGAAAACCGTGCTGGCCGAAGGCTGCAAATCCATGGATCTATATAGAAGAAACAAGAAATAA
- a CDS encoding tyrosine-protein phosphatase has translation MTMQLTEHLQTRVLPFEGVFNFRDMGGYEAADGRKVKYGILFRSAELAGMTERDLNLLHSLGIRTIFDYRDDREAEQKPDPVIPGVNNIRVPAMRQEVPADMRELVRGNFFKKLTVESFAAMYVQMAINNPSFQRLMSLIMNPDNLGILHHCAAGRDRTGIGAAFILLALGVPRDTIIEDYLLSNQTLLPMNEQIKEQLAQVLPPEEAADAIAKLTLRREFMEAVFSSIDENYGGAESFLEREFGLTVEKRAELQGYCLE, from the coding sequence ATGACAATGCAACTTACCGAACATCTTCAGACTCGCGTACTTCCTTTTGAAGGGGTGTTCAATTTCCGCGATATGGGCGGCTATGAGGCCGCAGACGGGCGCAAGGTGAAATACGGTATCTTGTTCCGCTCCGCCGAGCTGGCAGGAATGACGGAACGGGATCTGAACTTGCTGCATTCGTTAGGAATTCGAACGATTTTTGACTATCGTGACGATAGAGAAGCCGAGCAGAAGCCGGACCCTGTAATTCCGGGAGTCAATAACATTCGCGTCCCTGCCATGCGGCAAGAAGTTCCTGCTGACATGCGGGAGCTCGTTCGAGGAAATTTCTTCAAAAAGTTGACCGTTGAGTCGTTCGCGGCGATGTACGTGCAGATGGCCATCAACAATCCGTCCTTCCAGCGGCTCATGAGCCTTATCATGAATCCGGACAATCTGGGGATTCTCCATCATTGCGCGGCGGGCCGGGACCGGACCGGGATCGGGGCTGCGTTCATCCTGCTGGCTCTTGGCGTTCCCAGAGACACGATTATCGAGGACTATCTGCTCTCGAATCAGACGCTCCTTCCAATGAATGAACAAATCAAAGAACAGCTTGCTCAGGTCCTGCCTCCGGAGGAAGCTGCCGATGCTATCGCCAAGCTTACGCTGCGCAGGGAGTTCATGGAGGCCGTGTTCTCGTCGATTGACGAGAATTACGGAGGCGCCGAATCGTTTCTGGAGCGCGAATTCGGCTTAACCGTGGAAAAACGTGCTGAACTGCAAGGATATTGTTTGGAATAG